The Periophthalmus magnuspinnatus isolate fPerMag1 chromosome 10, fPerMag1.2.pri, whole genome shotgun sequence genome segment tgagctgtgtggctctgactctatatgagaggggtctgtggctttgcaccggcaaccgtgtacataatacaggtatggtgtaatggacttttttgacccttttaatgcccataattatctccccaagtttcatgccaatcggacaaagttgtgtattttaccaatactgtagggggcgctatagtgttcatttagataacaattaatagtgcattctgttaataccctcatatcacacgtgtgatgtgaatttgagctgtgtagaccaatgcatgtgcgtgtcagaaatttttaaatgattttttttggagtctttgcgcccctggtggccaagtgtgaaaaatgacctatgcccgtaatattattttttggtccacgtcattcccccaatttatttcccgaatttcgtaggaatccgataatgttggcgtttcacccctatggtagggggcgctatagtattcattttgattaaaattaatattgcattccattcatgccccaatcacacatatgtgatgtgaatgtgagctctgtagggcaatgcctgtggtcgtgagaggacatcgaaaaaacaggaaacgaaggcgtattttggCGGCGGCGTatgggcgaaccgtgtggaattcggagaaaatgtggataacttttgaaaacccatgtgtgtggatgtggcatgtgaaatctgagctcatttggaccaaaaacctgagactagtagcgttttgaaaacacgctgcgaatgaagcggcgaatttttgatccaaaatggccgacttcctgtctgtcatagggcagcgctataattatattttttgtttctctctatgagctctatcactggtacgAATTTCGTCAAAATCTGAGTCGGGCCTTcctattaaattgaaaatctcaaaatttctaggtggcgctgtcgagccggtgtgcttcggacattatcgcgatgccaattttatgaaatttttcgccgagccggtcgatcctatacctatatgtgggacttttcgtcgacgttcagggggtgaaaactgcgatccttttggcggaaaaataataataataagaagaagaaacccaggaagaacaatgcccctcgccatcacttcgtgagtggcgagggccaataataataagaagaagaaacccaggaagaacaatgcccctcgccatcacttcgtgagtggcgagggccaataaacaaaaataaaataaggggGAAagaatgatgataataataagaaaaaatgaTTGATTAGTTGTTAATGAACTATATTATAATTGTGTGCTAACAGATTTCTGTGAGGTCTCTCTGGATCCAAACACTGCCAACAACACACTGGAGCTGTCTGTGGACAAAAGGactgtgaccagtgtggacGAGCTCCAGCTGTATCTCTCTCACCAGGACAGGTTCAGCTCCTGTGCCCAGGTCCTGAGCTCCACTGGTCTGACTgggcgctgttactgggaggtggagTGGAGAGGGAATGTAGATATAGCAGTGAGTTATAAAGGAATCAGACGGAGAGGAGACGCGGAGGACTGTAGGTTTGGAGACAATGAGCAATCCTGGAGTCTGAGGTAGATTTACCTGATTACTAGCCTGGATAATAAACAGTTGAACTACTTACCAGTTGTGAGTTTCTTTTGGGTCCTAAGTAAAACCGTGACATAAGcaggaagtgaaattataaactAAACTAGATGAAACTGGGcaaatttttttgtaaaatcttaaatataatgatgttaactgtgttttagtaaagtgaatagtctaacctgtcatatgcacttgcCACCTCCTGTGCCTACATGGAAGTCTAtgaacagaggacagaggacacacagtaaGACATGGGGGACatttttgcaatatattttaTTGAGTTCAAGATGtggtaaaacacattttatgctactactactactactactttttatgTTATGTCCTCATCTTGTTTTCATATGTTGGTGTTTTGTACATTCCAATCACTTTTACATTGAACTTATATAAAGAGATTCCCCCAGATTTTAAccacaaatggacaaaaaaaaaaagtaaattaaaactatgtgtgtacatgctgtgtattttatgttttgtagaTGAGGAACCCATTAAACGTGTGGCTGCTCCCTAAAGCGGTCACGATCTGGTTGAATCGAGTGGTCTGTAGAGAAACACTGTCTCCAGCCTGTAGGGGGAGCACTGCAGAGCCAGAGGTCACCAGGTAACCTTCCCAGTTATCACACAGGGTCAGGTGGACGTCAGAGCGTTTTAGTAACCTCAGACACACCTGTTGAGGAACAGCAAATCAGTCTTAACCATTAACCCATGAATATGCACCATTGCAATTACACAAACCATATAACAGTGACAATGAAGTGACCAGGACTTGGAAATGGAGCCAAAGGCTGTAAGTAATATACTTTTTATAGTAGGTTAGGTTTTTCCCCGTATGGCAGCTTACTGCATTCACTTGATAAAAGTTTCTGTTTTCATGACAAAAATCAGGATGAATATTAAGTTATACCTGAGCCCCCATGAAAGCTATGCCCACAGCTGCCTTAGGTTCTTCTTTAATGTGTTAGGTGCAAGCTATTTCTTTTGTAATCAACTGATTAATGAACAAAGACTTTCCTGTGTGTGCTCTGATCAACTGCAGTAGcctgatgcacaaaatgtaatATGTCCATTCTTCTTATACATCCATGGTCTGGAGTAACTGGAGTGAGTTAGATATGTACACTGCATATGCACGGGTCAAACCCAACTCCAGAAAGTGCAGCAGGTCAACTGTGGAGTCTAACTGCCCAGTGTCACTGCATCTCTATTAGCCCCTCACACTGctcataaaataaatgcaatgcaTTGAACTGATCATAGGCACATGCTCTGTCATCTATAGATAACCATTCATGGTTGGTGTGTAAGTATAAAAGTTATGAAAACAGGATTTATTTTAGGtgttaaaacaggactaacctCACACAAACCttactccaaaaaaaaacaacaaaaaaacaacacgttAGGGTACAGTTCTTACGTGCATTATTAAAGGTTAAAAGCTTATAATGTTGGATGCTGTTTGGCTTGTGAAACACAGAACAGCTGGAGCTCACTTTGCTTTTGACTGAGATGTGGAAGCTGAAGAAGTAGACTCCTGGAGTTTCACAGACGAATGAGCTGTTTATGAGAGAGACGCCCTGAGCAGCTTGGTCTGAGAGGATGGGCCTGTAACACAAGAAAACTATAGTCaggagcagaaaaaacaaaaaacaaaacatgactacctTTAAAACCCTTTAGTCCATTGTGTCTAGTACTAATTTAGGATCCTGTGTTTGCCATGGCAGTGgctggctgctcttgtggctgagtGACTGGCACACAAAGCAAACAGTTTTTAACTAAGTGCCCACACGCACACCACTGGAACagttaaatagtgcacctttaatcagcTATTCTACTACTCTGCTCTGCTCTATAGGCATACCTGTTGAACACCATTGGTTCATCGTTATTAGGGTAGCTTCCCATCTCTCGTTTCACAGAGAATAGAACTCTTTGGGTATAGGGGTTGAATGGCTGGCCCTTCTCTCCTCGTCGCCCAGCGTAACCGGGGGGCCCGGTCAGACCTGGGTCCCCTTTTGGCCCCGGACGTCCTGTGGGGCCCTGTGCTCCTTGGTCCCCTTTGAGTCTCTGGGATGAACTGAGTGACTCACCTGCAGCAAATTACATGAGACAGGTGATTGTTATGGTTGTTTCTAGAATGTAATGATATACGGGGATTATGTAGGCCTGTGTATAAGGTAAGAAAATGTATGGCTTTATTCACACTTCTGGtctttgatcctggtttagtcctgatgtaaatTTGTTTCATGTtccagtcttggttttgtcatggtttcgtccaggtttagttctgggtttaatccctgttttgttttgttttattttttgaacacAGCAATAAATATTGTGATCATTGTGGTTCGATGGGATACCAAACcataaattaaattattaagaaaaaaaaatgtattaatttgcaTGAACACTTAAAACATAACAGGGAAAGCAATAGTAAAATCCTCTAGCTAGTCTCAACCCTGACCAAGCCTAGTTCAAGATGTGGACATGGGTCAGTGAAGGATGAGTGAAATGAGGACACATTTCTTGTATGGAAGTGTATGTTAACCTTAACTTGTAGAGTGGGTGAAGTACTTAAACTTAGGCTATATAAATATAAGTTAATAATAGCCAAAACAAGTTAGCATGAAGATTGATAGAACAGAGGAAGGATAGTGAATAAGGATGCTAAGGGAGGAAGGCTTAATTGAAGAGTAATGACGGGaagagatgcagaggagagggtatTGACATCTGCACCTGGCTCTCCTTTATCTCCCTTAGGTCCGTCTCTGCCATAGCGTCCGTGAGTTCCTGGGACACCATGAATGCCTGGTCCATCGCATGAGGACTGGCTCCAGACCAGGCTCAAACCAGACATCAGCAACAGCAGTGCAGTTCCACTTATCAGCCAGTAGGGGGCCTTCACAGAGAGGGGAAAACAGTAGTTCtctttgtgtttaaaatatgtgttATACATATTTCAAATGGCAAATAACTATGCATTAAAATCATATATCAGGCTAAAATGCTGTGGTTTTCATGGTTGTGcctggctgctcttgtggctgattGGCTGGCAAAAATGTTTatcttaaattttttatttaatttggggATTTTGACAAAGGAAGAAGTGCACAGTTCAAAGCACAGTTCAAAGGATAGTGGACTATTGGATTGTGTGAACTGAGcagttgtttttcttcatgtaTTTATGGCAACCctgtagcatttcagagctagctggttagcataATGCTCTGCAGAAGATGTtccagaatatttttttttttttttttgtattttattgctcagtgtgcttaaattgcccctAAGGGACAAATAGAGTtattgactgactgactgattgattgattgattgattgattgatgaaaaaaaacaacaacaaaaaaacagtgtcAAAACAGTGAGCTACAGTTTcaatgtgtatgttgtgtgcatttagagataaaaaaaaacctttttgttggaaaaatgtatataatttaTCATACAGACAATACACACATGCCAAAATAAGGAACTTACAAATATATTTTGGTTAAGATTTGGCATTGTCAAAATCTGGACTGGCAAATTGGTTGAGAGTAGGATATGAGTCAGtttaatttaaaagtgcactttgtaacttttctgaaacaattcgccacctgcttttctcaagGACATGGggctgctttgcctggaatgttccacagtacagctttaaacttGGTCTGACAGTTATCcatatacaggtgtttttattgctcagtaatacattgaaaattttccattgttactgtgagcagggtcgcctccagagatctaacctgtaacttggcctggaaaCATTGCCAGGTCAAATTATTGACCTGTAATGATGTGTGAAGTGTAAAgctgtgctgtggaacatttcaggcaaaacagcAACATTGCATGAGATGGCAGGGCAAGgcaaatgtatttatcattctaaaatgagcattaaaagagaagagtgcagaataaaaaactttcTGTCATAcgtacagctaaacagaaccatttggagcctAGCAAGTGACATACCCTTCATTAGAAatgtacacagtgcacctttaaataatatttttcacatgaaaaatcaacaaaatgcaaaaaagctTATTgcatattaaaaatgaaattatcTCACCATTTCTCCCAGTTCTTGTGTTGTCTCCTAAAATAAAGATTGTGTTTTACAGAAGTGATGCAGATGGAGAAATGAAACTATTGTGACACACACATAGTTCAAGAGCAGACAGTTCATGTGGCGATCAATAACAAGTTCAGTTAAGTTTTACATGTCACTAAATGACAATAAACACTGGTGGTACAGAGGTCCTCTGTTCTGATATTGGCTTCATTTAGAGTCAAAGATATCTACTATTTGGTGCTCCTTTTCTTTGTATAGGTGCTGTAGTGATGTAGtttacaccacagactgtataaatattatatatacagtctatggtttacacCTAATTTACTATAGAAAAGAtaccattaaaacacaaatctttTCTTTTCCCCCATATGCTGAAATGTAAGTGTTCAGAGTGTtagttaaaggggcactatgtaacttttctggtggtggtggtggtggtgggtgggggggtggggggggaaACCTGcttaatgttattgctttgcattgaatgttccacaatatagcattaaatgtatcaatcttgcatgttttgttttttattgctaaaatgccTTGGAACGCATGCATTCTTAACTTGACTGGgcccacttctccacagatttgatatataacttggcctaatggtgtaatttgcttgtctccatggtgatagaaaAGTTTTAATGTGTGTGGAAGAATTTAGGCAAAACactaagatctccatggagataagtaagCGGCAGAcccccccccaccagaaaatgtaTACAGTGCACCTGCAGTTGTGCTGCATCCTAAGCCAAAAAGTCatgcacatgtttgttttttgcagtgtgttTCTGTGCCAGTTTTTCACAGAGAAGTGAAACAACTGTATAAAATGATGATTAGGCAAATCTGTGTTGAATGAATTATATATTTCTTCTGTATTTAGTTCAAAGTTGAAATTCATGCAGAGATGTCAGTATCTGTTCTTCTTTTGGGTTCATCCATTGAccaaaaactgtcaaaacaatTTCTGAGAATTTGTTATTTCTCAAGAGACTATAAATTACTTTCCCAGaatcttataaaaaaaaatctaccaaCAAAATATTTAGCAAAGTGAGCATGTTGAAACCAGTAGGAAAGAAGTGCTGCAATCACTTGCTGCTGCTGGAAGGTTGTCCTTGAGtattatgggtcaaatgcagaggacaaaaatCTTCCAATTAAGTgtaccaaaacaaaatacaaaaacaagattTAGACCACAGCAACAGAATCATCAGCTACCTCAAGCCTCActatctctcctcttcactACCATCAGAGTTTGCTGGTATTAAATCTATCAGTACTTTTAATACTTGAGTAACATGAAAATCAGTCAGAAGGAATGtcagtattgtattttattattatttagctgCAACAAGAGACAGATTAAAGGAGCTATTATGAACACTTTGGGGAACACTAGCTTTAGTTTTCATATATATGGAAACAAGTGAAGCTGTTCAAATTAGGCTAAAGCAAAAGCAGCTGCTAGCGTCAAAGAGATGCTTCTTGGTTTAAGAGAATATGAATGGATTTTAAAATTTCACATTTGGTGCACATTTTGAATCTCCACTTAACGGTGACACAAGGTGCAACCAAGTGTTTTAAGCGCTGATGAACAAAACAAGCTAAATCAGTTTAGTGGTGCATTTTTTtaagaagaaacaacattatggagctcaacagtcagTAGGTTGCATTCATGTTATAGAATTTGATgatataatttcagatggaagcCAGgggtctatataactctatgggaaatTCAGTCTTTGAAAGAAATGTTATGATCTTTGCTGaactttatcattatttgtttggattggctccacaaacttgtcgtattaatcttatggctttaaGTTCTTTCAGTtgacaacaatcatgtcttGATTGGACTGAAttatggcaccactttctgaggcTTTTGTAATCTGTATACAGTTATTACAGAGAtactaaccataaaccaggtaaaTCTGAATCTGACGGTTAAAGTGCATAttacaggttttcatgtttttataattattgctttgtttgtgagatagtacctgtggtaaatatttatcagagtttCACATTAGTTAAGCGGCAGtttgaagaaaaagaaaatggaaaagaaaagtaaacaaaaatcatgaagtagtgctgagttctaaaacataacctaggggtgtccaaactttttttttcaccaagggccaaaTCTTGAAACGTATTCAAAGTGGAGGGCATTCAGATATTTCCCATGTTTTTTACAGA includes the following:
- the LOC117377409 gene encoding complement C1q subcomponent subunit B-like, translating into MAPYWLISGTALLLLMSGLSLVWSQSSCDGPGIHGVPGTHGRYGRDGPKGDKGEPGESLSSSQRLKGDQGAQGPTGRPGPKGDPGLTGPPGYAGRRGEKGQPFNPYTQRVLFSVKREMGSYPNNDEPMVFNRPILSDQAAQGVSLINSSFVCETPGVYFFSFHISVKSKVCLRLLKRSDVHLTLCDNWEGYLVTSGSAVLPLQAGDSVSLQTTRFNQIVTALGSSHTFNGFLIYKT